Within Felis catus isolate Fca126 chromosome A1, F.catus_Fca126_mat1.0, whole genome shotgun sequence, the genomic segment AtcaagtaatttgtccaaggtgaAGCAGCTGTTAGGGTGTGGAAGGAGGATGCAAGTCACATTCTGCCTTGTCCCATCACCCACCATTTAACCATACTTCATTCAGTGTCCCTTTCAAATTTAACATTTAgaagtcccccccccaccccgcccagctAAGCCACCTGCCCCATACATacccttccttttcttcaaataatattttgcTCCTTCTGCTTGAAAAATCCATGAACATTAAGATATctggggggtttttttggtgcCTTTCCCCTATTTCCTACCATACATCTGGCAAACTGTTCCAAATACTGTAGGGCTCTGATTAAAAGCAGCTTTTTCTGGGAAAGCTTCCCCAACAGCCAATCTACCTGAAGATGGGgtgtgtcttcctcttcctctgtgttACCAAAGTGACACACACGTACCTCTGTTATAGTATTTCTTATATTCTACCTTGGCTATTTTCACCTACTCCTTTAGAATCTGTAATACATAAAGTCAATACAAGGACATGACCTATTTAGTTTTCTATTCAATTACCTACCTGAGTATCGGACACTTAGAATGCATAGTTGAGACATGAATGCACAAATGAAGTAAGTTTGGGAACAAatgaggtaaaagaaaaaaaagtcttgcttttttaaatgcCAGCAATGTagtgattaaaattaaattttaataaattattttgagtatATAGGCTCAGAATGTTGATAATAAGAATTATGTCAGGCAACGTGAAATAcaatataatttcttaatttaattacatctgaaGGGTTTTATATCTTCCTGAatttatagattttgaaaaataaaaaaaagaactatttaatGCCTTAAATTGATTAGACATTCTGGAACTTTGGAAATCCATGGGATAATTATACAAAATTCTACTTAGCTTTATATCTTTGACCCAGgagtcaaaaaggaaaaaaaaatgaaaatttctaacTTCAGGCAAAAATAAGCATCCCACTAATTATTATGAGTCAATTATATTACATAAGCATGAAATTCTGATAGCAATGAACTACATTATGCATGCCTAATGATTCCAAAAATGGAAATGGATTTGCACAAATACAAGGACTCCATAgcagttataaaagaaaatacaaaaatagattgCTATCAAACAGAACATCAGCATGTAAAGTGTGACAACTGACTACCTCTTCATGTGATACAAATTAAAACTCTCTTACATGTGAAAAAACACAAGGATGTTTTAGTATGAATGCACATAGTGATTTGAGATTATTCAGGCAAATAAACTTCTAATATCCTTTTAACTCCAAGTGATTAGTTAAAACATAAATGCATGGAACAACTAATAAGAAAGGAAAGTTCTCTGAGGTGTTGTCAAGAGTGtgcttcttttctttaagttttaatttaaaaaaaatcccagattCAATCTCTGAAATTTTGCTTTAGTTCCTTGTTAGGATTAAGGACATACCATGTCCTgaatatgcctcagttttctcatctgtaatatgaaGATGAGAATAATTCTTTTCAGATCTCACAGAGCTGACATAAATGTCGAATGTATTAATCCCTATGAAAGtactttgaaatgataaaatacaatGTTGACATTGCTATTAtcaacatttctatttctatgattTTTGACCAAAAGAGATGTGAAATGATCCCAGAGCATAAAGTATAAGGGATGGGGAAATCAAGCAGATAAAATCATTTAGTGACTGTTCCTGGAAAATGTGTTTCTAAACCTGGATCTACAAGTATAATCCATGCTAAATTTTTAGACTAGTACTGTAGAAAGTATACTTGGaggggaaattctttttttttttttttttttaagttgagtaAGTCGCTTTCTGCCCCTGGACACTGCTGAGGAAGCATCATTAaagtctcccctcccaccaccctcaTGTCTAGGTCTGTCTCCCAAAGGGCCTGAACAGCTGTGGAAGCTTTTCATCGGAGGTTTGAGCTTTGAAACAACTGATGAGAATCTGAGGAGCCATTCTGGGCAATGGGGAATGCTTACAGATTGTGTGGGGATGAGAGAGCCAAACACCAAACTCTGCAGAAGCTTAGGGTCTGTCATGTATGCCCCTGTGGAGGGGGTGGATGCAGCCATGAATGCAAGGCCATGCAAAGTGGATGGAAGAGGTGTGGAaccaaagagaagagaataaTTTCAAGAGAAGATTCTCAAAGACCTCATGCCCACTTAACtgtgaaaaatatttgtgttggtggcattaaggaagacactgaAGAACACGTCTAAGAGACTATTTTGAACACTATGGGAAAATTGAAGTGATTGAAATCATGACTGACCAAGGCAGCGGCAAAAGGAGAAGCTTGGCTTTTGTAATATTTGATGACCATGACTCTAgacaagactgtcattcaaaaataCCATGCTATGAATGGCCATGACTGTGAAGTAAGGAGAGCTCTATCTGAGCAAGAGATGGCTAGTGTTTCATTCAGCCAAAGAGGTCCAAGTGGTTCTGGAAACTTTAGTGGTGGTCGTGGTGGTGGTTTTGGTTGGAATGGAAACTTTGGTCACGAAGGAAACTTCAGTGGGCGAGGTGTCTTTGGTGGCagttggggtggtggtggaaatGGTGGCATTGGGGATGGCTACAATGAATTTGGTAATGATGGAAGCAACTTCGGAGGTGGTGGAAGCTATAATGATTTTGGCAACTGCAACACTCAGTCTTCAAATTTTGGACTCATGAAAGGAGGAAATTTGGAGGCAGAAGGTCTGACCGTTATGGTCGTGGAGGCCACTACTCTGCCAAACCATGAAACCAAGGTGGCTATGGCTATTtcagcagcagcagtagctatGGCAGTGTCAGAAGGTTTTAATTACTGCCAGGAAACAAAGcttagcaggagaggagagctAGAGAAGTGACAGGGAAGCTGCAGGTTACAACAGATTTGTGAACTCAGACAGGCACAGTGGTGGCAGGGCCTAGCTGCTACAAAGACATGTTTTAGACAATACTCATGTGTATGGGCAAAAAACACGAGGACTGTATTTGTGACTAATTGTATAACaggttattttagtttctgttctgtGGAAAGTGTAAAGCATTCCAACAAAGggttttaatgaattttttttcgcACCCATGCTGTTGATTGCTAAATGTAATCATCTGATTATGatgctgaatatatatatatatattttaatgtgctGTGTAAAGTTAGTCCACTCTGAAGCCATCTTGGTGAACTACACCAACAGTATGAAGTTAGGATTCCTTCAGGGTGATGCCAGGTTCCAGGTGACATTTATTTGCAACCCGCTTGGGCACAGAAGCCATTGTCTCCACAAACATTGGTGTGGTTGAACTGACAGTTAATGTGTTGTGACCTAGAATTCACCATTAAAAGGGACAGCCAAGCAAAGTCCTGGAATTTATTTGGTTGTTAATATGATTGTTGGTATATCTTATGCAATATGTCTAAATTGAATTTATGGTATTAGATAAAGCTATAGCTTGGATTAAAGCTTGTGTATCATCCATTATCATGTGCTATgaataaatgatttaatattctttttaaaaaaataaagaagagtaagTCACGAATTTCTCAGATTGGCTGATGTAGTCCAATAATCACTAAAGGACTGCATAAAGCTTAAGTGAAACTGAAGCAGTTCATTTTCAAGGCATCTGATAAGGGAGTAAGACtcagaggcagagtgcaagccaTTAGTGTTGGAGAAAGTCAAGGTCTAAATTCAAGCCTTCTTACCAACTTCAGACACAAGACCTGGGATTGAGTTTGAGGTCTCAGATGATTCCTGAATAAAGCTGGAGAATGAAAGCACTAAGAAAGTTTTTCCTGACATTTTCATTCAGGTTTTTAAAGCACAGACCTATTTATTGAaggtgaagaaataaagaagtatttCCTTCAAGTAATCTGTCCATTtctccacacttttttttttcatatgcaagtgattcttaaaaaataatccagtggcCTTTGGGAGGCATACGGTTTGGAGTATGTGGGGCAGTGGCTTCTCTTGTACCATTGTATGACTGCCATTGTAACACCCACCCTGGGCATCTGGGAGGAGAAAGACTTGACCTTCATCTGTATGATCTGAAGAAACAGGATGCGTTTTTTtggaggtttgcaagatggcggcttaggaggacgctgggctcaccgcacgtcctgctgatcacttagattccacctacacctgcctaaataacccagaaaaccgccagaggattagcagaacggagtcgccggggccaaacgcagacgagaggcccacggaatagggtaggaagggcggcgaggcggtgcgcgctccacggactggcgggagggagccggggcggaggggcggctcgccggccaagcagagcccccgagtctggctggcaaaagcggaggggcctgacggactgtgttccgacagcaagcgtgacttagcatctgggaggtcataagttaacagctctgctcagaaagcgggtaggctggaggacaaagggagggagagctgctgagccccctgacgacagagctcagtttggtggggaacaaaggcgctcaccagcgccatctcccccgctcatcccccagccaaaatcccaaagagaaccagttcctgccagggaacttgctcgatccacacaaacacccaactctgcacttctgtggagccaaacctccggcagcggatctgactccctcctgctgccacagggcccctcctgaagtggatcacctaaggagaagcgatctaagcctgcccctcctgcccctgtgcaccttgcctacccaccccagctaatacgccagatccccagcaccacaagcctggaagtgtgcaagtagcccagatgggccacaccaccccacagtgaatcccgcccctaggagaggggaagagaaggcacacaccagtctgactgtggccccagcggtgggctgggggcaaacatcaggtctgactgcggccccgcccaccaactccagttatacaccacagcacaggggaagtgccctgcaggt encodes:
- the LOC111561806 gene encoding heterogeneous nuclear ribonucleoprotein A1-like — translated: MTLDKTVIQKYHAMNGHDCEVRRALSEQEMASVSFSQRGPSGSGNFSGGRGGGFGWNGNFGHEGNFSGRGVFGGSWGGGGNGGIGDGYNEFGNDGSNFGGGGSYNDFGNCNTQSSNFGLMKGGNLEAEGLTVMVVEATTLPNHETKVAMAISAAAVAMAVSEGFNYCQETKLSRRGELEK